The DNA segment CATCTTCATAGATGGTGCAATAATATGGTCACTGATAACCTCTATTTCAGAGCACTTTTTCCATTGTGCTAATGGCTGCCGTCGACAGCAACTACCAGTACACCATCATTGACGTTGGGGCTCAaggtcggcaaagtgatggaggGATACTGAAGAACTCCGAATTTGGGAAGGCACTGGCCAGTGGAACTCTCGGCACACCTTCTGCAAGCTGCCTGCCTGGAACAAGAACTGCCGCACCCTATGCCTTTGTTGGGGATGAGGCATTTCAATTACGCAAGGATTTTATGAGACCCTTCCCTGCAAAACAGCTGACTGATGAAAGGAGGGTCTTCAATTACAGGCTGAGCAGAGCTAGGTAAAGCATGGGACATACTTTCAGTATTGTGGGTCACGGTGATGATATTGAAGACTCAGCGCAAATTTTTTGGCATGCCAGTGATTGCTGTAGCTGCGCAGAGTGTAACCGTACATAGGTTTAGTAAAGCATTCGACCGATTAGTTCATTGTAAACTTATTCAAAAGCTCAGAAATATTAACATACCTTATATTCTACTTGCATGGATAGCAGGTTCTCTTTCTGATCGCGTGCAGTTTGTTTCAATTGATGGTAACAGCTCTAGCTGTCTCCCCGTTACATCCGCTGTACCCCAGGTCAGCGTCCTGAGGCCATCGCTGTTTGTACTGTACATTAATGATGTTATGACCATTGTCACACCTAGTACACAAATGaggctttttgcagatgactgcatcgtATTTCGTGAAATATCTTCGGTGCATGACCAAACTACTTGATTTCAGCTTACAGAACATACAAAAATGGTGTAATGAGTGGGGCATGGCTTTGAACAGTGATAAAGCGGTCTGTCTTTGCATAACACAAATGCTAAAATACGAGTATACACTGATCTCTGTCCTATTAAAGTAAGTTCAAAAGTACCAATACCTATGTATAACATTCACTAGTACCCTTTCTTGGAATTTCCATATTAGCAATATTTGCTCTtctacttattattattattatttgatttgtaaacatataaaCGGAAAAgtgaaagcgagaagcaaggctggcaactgccgccagaaggggcacaacgcctgcctactcttcggaaaggacgagagaaacatagaaagaaagataggaaggaggaaagaaagagcgagatgacaaatctcaaagaataaagtaaaacatcCACTTTTCAAAAACTGTTTTTTAAAGCACAAGCTCAGAGATTTACCTGCCAGTGTTAAATTAGTTATGTTACTTTTATTATACCTAAACTCGAATATGCTTAACTTAACATTATAAAAATTTAGAAAATTCAGAGAAAGCCTATTTGTTTTATCTATTGTAAGTTCTAATGCACCAGTTCGTCTACACAGCTAATGGTCATCAATAACATTCCCCTCCTCGATACTTGGGGTCATATGGTTCACCTGAATTTTTTTACACTCACTCATTAATTGCGAGATATCCCTAGAGCCCACTTCATCTGTAACCCCTCTGTCCACAAGGCGCACACATCACGATCAATCAAATGCACTCGCCCCCTTTTTTGCCAAGACAAATACTTGCAAGTTTTCTTTCTTCCCTCGCACAGTATCAGAACAAAACTCCCCTTCTGCAACATACTAGATAACTTTGTAAACAAAGCACTTTTCCTatgttgtgtgtgtgtataaTTGTGCATTTTAGTAACATTTGCTTGACACTGTCTTttctgttgctgttgttgcttaCTATATTGAGTGCCTGTCCTGCAAGGACCAAATTTTGGTCTGCAGTATGTCAAACATAAAATTAAATACATTTTTAGGAACCAGGCTGGCGCAAGGCTGGTTGCTGATAGCAATAACATGCTTTTTGCTGGATATCGACCCCTTTGATCTATTGTTGGAGCAAGTTCGAAGTGGGAAAGTTTCTCCAGTAAAAAGAATGTCTTAGCATCCTTGCACAGTTACATTCACATGGCAGTGCACATAATCAGCATTCTGCTGAGGACACTTCAGTCTCGTATATGGCAGCAAAATGCATTTATGCATACTACAAAGGTAGCTCAGTCATGAGCCAAGCTGTCAGGATGATTTATGCAGTTTATTGCTGTCACGGTCACACAGAGGTTTCTGGAATTTTTGTTCATGTCTGGTCACTAGTGCTTGAACAATTTTTTATTGCCTGACAGTGCCCTGCATGTTTGCATTGCAGGAGGTGTGTCGAGAATGCCTTTGGCATTACAGCAGCAAGGTGGAGAGTGCTCCTACGCACGATAAACCTCCATCCGACCAACGTCGATTATGTCATCAAGGCCGCTTGCATTCTGCACAACTTTATTATGAAGTTAAATGCACAGACGCATGGGTATGTAGATAGGGAGGACAGCTTTGGCAATGTGATACCAGGCCACTGGCGGCAAAGTGTGGAAGGAGAAGCTCGGGATGGCTCGCAgtcaaattatttttcacttGCTTCGACACATGCTAGAAATTTTCCTACAGAGGCAGCAGATGCGCGAAACATCTTCACTGCTTACTTTTGCAGCACCTTTGGTGAAGTTGCCTGGCAGTGGCAACAGCCAGGCGTGTCCAAAGATGTTGCTCTAAAGCATCTACAGGACGAGCAGCTTTTGCCACTCATAAGAAAGTGAATTTCATTTACTGTATTTATTTGAATATAGGTcaacctttttttctttattcagaAATCACCCTGCATTGCCAGAAGGCATAATAGTTCTTTTACAGACACCCTTGTGAACGGGAACATTCGCCATTTTCCTTTCGGAGGGTAATACACCTTCAGATACAGATTAATCAAATACCATGTAAAGCTAAAGCGACAGTGCTATTGCACAGTGTTTCAACACGTGAAGTGATATATCTCATCAGGACCAACTCCTTTATTTTCAGCTATTTCTTGTAATAGCATTTTACTCCTGCCACACTGATTTTTACTGGCTGCATTGTTGGGACGTCTTTAACAAACTGTATGGGTCGCACGCAGTgttatgattggttcaagcgttttgaggACAggagaatgtcggtcggtgacgatcccaagcccaGACCTTCcgcatccacagatgatgaccgtgtcgagagagttcgaactgtgattcgtggaaatcgtctgactgttcgagaagtcgctgatgAAGTGGGTAttagcgtaggatcatgtcatgaactTTTGCTAGCAATGCCTTCAGCAATGCTAGTGATGTCTGACATTGGCCTGCTATGAGCGCTTCTGAGGAGTATTAAATATTCCTTGTACCAGTGATTCCAGAAGTCTTTTTGCGTTTCTTGATGCTGTATCAATGTTTTAAGCAGCTCAGTATGGGAGCTAGGCGCTACGGCTACAGTTTGTGAGTGAGGGAGTGCCATCAGTCGCTTGCCATACAAGAAAGGAGCATGTGTCAAGACTTTCGTTCCTCTGGGGCAGGATATGAATACATGCGTGGTCAACTGTTTATGATCGCTTCTATTTCTGTTAGGACCAGGCTCGTAATCATAATCTAGAAGTGACCTTCCTAGCGCTTTCTTCGAACTGTCTTTAACTTGTTCACCATACGCTCCCAAGATGCGCCCCACCAAGGAGCATGGTCAGCAGAGAATAGCGTAATTTGCTGAGCCGTATCCAGAAAAGCCACCTATAGTGTCCATTACTAGAAGGTCGAAGGGTTGCTCTGTGGGTGGTAGCAATTCCAGCAATCCGAATATCTTGGTTTAGGGTTTCTTGCACCTTTGGCATATGTCAGCGTCGGACGTAAGATGAAACGTCACTGATGATTTCTGGCCAATAATGAGGTGACAACAAACCCAGTTTGTTAATCCCCAGATATCCGAACTGGCGGTGTGCTTTCTGCAGAAGGTCGAGTCGAAGTTCATGATCATGCGTTCATGATCTCTTTTTACAACAGCACTGATGCCTACATTCGACGCGTCGCAGTATACACTGTTTCTTGCAAGAATATATTGTGAGGACTGGTTCTTCGGTCAGATGTTTCATTTTCTCAAAAGCTTGTTCGCACTGTACATCCCATTCCCATGGTGTGTTCTCCTTCAGTAATTTCGTAAGTGGGCACACTATGTCGCTGAACTGAGGAATATATTGTTGCTGCAGCTCTTTCAGACGTATTGGTTTTGGGAATCAGAATACCACTTCTGCATTGCTTTTTTCGGGCGATACAGTGCCATGAGACACTGTGACCCAGATAGCCAATAGAATCTtggccaaagtggcactttttcaGCTATAGTTTGTTGTTTTCAGTTCTGAGGGCTTGCAGTAAAGCTTGGAGGTGCTTTAAATGCTGAGAAAATGTGTCAGAGAAAACTCTATCATCGAAGTAGTTAACAACATTCTTAAGTAGTGTTTTCTTATCAC comes from the Dermacentor silvarum isolate Dsil-2018 chromosome 9, BIME_Dsil_1.4, whole genome shotgun sequence genome and includes:
- the LOC119464548 gene encoding uncharacterized protein LOC119464548, with translation MERRQQLLLLKKKLLLLIILKRQDRRRRRWWVRPVFMHRKEEGLYYTAMRRMREGDHDFFFKFYRMTPQMFDALLSFVVDDLKREYVVREPLEPGERLAITLSYLASGQEVKDVAMAYRVGIETARLCIHFCCRVIWARLKDRFMKVPSEADWTEIAQGFASQWQFPNCLGAVDGKHVAITAPANSGSLYFNYKSTFSIVLMAAVDSNYQYTIIDVGAQGRQSDGGILKNSEFGKALASGTLGTPSASCLPGTRTAAPYAFVGDEAFQLRKDFMRPFPAKQLTDERRVFNYRLSRARRCVENAFGITAARWRVLLRTINLHPTNVDYVIKAACILHNFIMKLNAQTHGYVDREDSFGNVIPGHWRQSVEGEARDGSQSNYFSLASTHARNFPTEAADARNIFTAYFCSTFGEVAWQWQQPGVSKDVALKHLQDEQLLPLIRK